A region from the Acyrthosiphon pisum isolate AL4f chromosome A1, pea_aphid_22Mar2018_4r6ur, whole genome shotgun sequence genome encodes:
- the LOC100161919 gene encoding hexokinase type 2-like, whose translation MSDPRQSCKGHLNNLKTWRNHVRVRRLCRNFVLPNNKLREFMNRMTSCIDEGLGKETHPKATIKCWQTYVQDMPTGNEKGQFLALDLGGSNFRVLKLDLGENQYFKMSQETYECSKELMNGTGTILFDYIANCLNNFVTAQGIKTNSQLPLGFTFSFPMSQSSINSGELVRWTKGFTCDGVVNQDVVQLLTKSIKNIPDLNIHICSILNDTVGTLMSCAWLNPKTRIGLIVGTGCNCCYVEKVKNIQLYSGDQTKEEMVINLEWGAYGDNNELEDFHTKYDKVVDENSENRGQQIFEKMISGMYLGELLRLVLLDMIDKELIFDGTKPSMLNTPQSLTSDVLSLIENDPPGTYPGTRKFLQKIGVANPTDGDCMNVRYATECISRRSAYLVAAGLSAILNKMNEKDVIIGVDGSVYKYHPFYHNLLMDKISELVNSGIKFGILLSEDGSGRGAAVLASAVCPDG comes from the exons atgtcagACCCAAGGCAAAGTTGTAAAGGACATttgaataacttaaaaacatGGAGAAATCATGTTAGAGTCAGACGTTTATGCAGAAACTTTGTACTGCCAAATAATAAGCTACGGGAATTTATGAACCGGATGACTTCCTGCATTGATGAAGGCCTTGGCAAGGAAACACATCCAAAAGCAACAATCAAATGCTGGCAGACATATGTCCAAGACATGCCTACTGGTAATGAAAAAGGCCAATTCTTGGCTCTTGATTTGGGAGGTTCAAATTTCCGTGTTCTCAAACTAGATTTAGGagaaaaccaatattttaaaatgagtcAAGAGACATATGAGTGTTCTAAGGAATTGATGAATGGAACAGGAACAATATTGTTTGATTACATAGCCAATTGTTTGAACAACTTTGTGACCGCACAAGGAATAAAAACCAATAGCCAACTTCCTTTGGGTTTCACATTTAGTTTCCCAATGTCACAATCAAGCATTAACTCAGGAGAACTTGTAAGGTGGACAAAAGGTTTTACATGTGATGGCGTAGTTAATCAAGATGTAGTACAGCTGTTGACAAAGTCAATCAAAAATATCCCAGActtaaatatacacatttgttcaattttaaatgacacCGTTGGCACTTTAATGTCCTGTGCTTGGTTGAACCCAAAAACCAGAATAGGCTTGATTGTTGGTACAGGTTGTAACTGTTGTTACGTAGAAaaa gtaaaaaatatcCAGTTGTATAGTGGTGACCAAACGAAAGAAGAAATGGTCATCAATCTAGAGTGGGGTGCATATGGAGATAATAACGAACTTGAAGATTTTCATACCAAGTATGACAAAGTTGTTGATGAAAATTCTGAAAATCGTGGCcaacaaatttttgaaaaaatgatatCTGGAATGTACCTTGGAGAATTATTAAGATTAGTATTATTAGACATGATAGACAAAGAACTAATATTTGATGGGACAAAGCCATCAATGCTTAATACTCCCCAGTCATTGACTAGTGATGTGTTATCCTTAATTGAGAATGATCCACCTGGAACTTATCCAGGCACTAGAAAGTTCCTTCAAAAAATTGGAGTGGCCAATCCTACAGATGGTGACTGTATGAATGTTAGATATGCAACAGAGTGCATTTCGAGGAGGTCTGCGTATTTAGTAGCAGCTGGTCTTTCAGCAATATTGAATAAGATGAACGAGAAAGATGTAATAATTGGAGTGGATGGGTCAGTGTACAAATATCAtccattttatcataatttgttgATGGACAAGATTAGTGAATTAGTAAATAGTGGTataaaatttggtattttaCTTTCTGAAGATGGCAGTGGAAGAGGTGCAGCAGTCTTAGCATCAGCGGTTTGTCCAGATGGATAA
- the LOC100159168 gene encoding metaxin 2-like isoform X1 — MADFKTSSSILTKECLRTQICGEGEWPKNTVIYQPYETEQILLPDNSKCLSVKTFLKMAGLEFIVEARENAEYMSPHRGKVPFIKAGQFLVADFEPIVSFAQSKGYSLSTSLDEAQKWDLRVYMALVNNVLLNAEIYVTWNHELTYKELTKPRYSSVYPFPLNHWATYNKRREMLSHLDVLGWKKKSLDEVFKEVERICESLSNFLGDKKYFFDEKPTELDALVFGHLFSIITTPLLNNRFAATVRAYDNLVQLCVRIETEFYQSRIL; from the exons ATGGCAGATTTCAAAACATCTTCGAGTATATTGACAAAAGAATGTTTAAGAACCCAAATTTGtg GAGAAGGCGAGTGGCCCAAAAACACAGTAATATACCAGCCTTATGAAACAGAACAAATCCTATTACCTGACAACTCAAAATGTTTATcggttaaaacatttttaaaaatggctgGATTAGAATTCATTGTGGAAGCCAGAGAAAATGCCGAATACATGTCACCACATCGAGGTAAAGTGCCCTTCATTAAGGCAGGCCAGTTTTTAGTTGCTGACTTTGAACCAATCGTCAGTTTTGCTCAATCTAAA GGTTATTCGCTATCAACAAGTTTAGATGAAGCTCAAAAGTGGGATCTTAGAGTATACATGGCACTAGTGAATAATGTTCTTTTAAATGCTGAG atttatgtAACATGGAACCACGAGCTTACTTATAAGGAACTCACCAAGCCAAGATACAGTTCTGTTTATCCTTTCCCATTGAACCACTGGGCTACATATAATAAGCGCCGTGAAATGTTATCACATTTAGATGTGTtaggttggaaaaaaaaatctttagacGAAGTATTTAAGGAAGTGGAAAGAATCTGCGAGTCATTGTCAAACTTTTTGGGGgacaagaaatatttttttgatgaaaa gCCGACTGAGTTAGACGCTTTAGTATTTGGTCATTTGTTTTCCATCATAACAACACCACTACTAAACAATCGATTTGCTGCTACTGTCAGAGCTTATGACAATCTAGTTCAATTGTGTGTACGCATTGAAACAGAATTTTATCAGTCTAGAAttctatga
- the LOC100163975 gene encoding phosphoglucomutase-2, producing the protein MDTTFLPEYLDLLVKNWLSWNQSQQYSVELAEILAQKNVDKIKNMFDGRLSFGTAGLRAAMGPGFKRINDLVVVQSAQGLLYYMLSVFGDLLKTSGVIIGYDGRYNSKRFAELTSLVFLRQSVKVYLMNEVCPTPFVAFGIKLYKCCGGVMVTASHNPKEDNGYKVFWNNGAQIISPVDKNIQKSITEHLEPEGVWNTEDIYNNSLLVNPLIDLQKHYNSFIDKMLFPNLDKKKTNIIFTYTPMHGVGYPYIKNVFENAKFNPVIVVEQQKDPNPEFPTVPFPNPEEGKSALKLAIETAENNCSRIIIANDPDADRLAVAEHPIGSEGWKIFTGNELGALLGWWVIHSYKKIHGKTHPKLVVLSSTVSSAILKSMAKIEGIRFEETLTGFKWMGNRADQLSAEGYNVIYAFEESIGYMCGSEVLDKDGISAAVKIAELAIYLEKENSTLSSALEFIYKQYGWHLSVNSYFICNDSLTIKKIFESIRQINNQPNNYPKSILGGRYSIKSVRDMTTGYDSSTIDHKPVLSVSKSSQMITFNFDNGLIATLRTSGTEPKIKYYAELCSDPENSSDVNRLKSVLNEMVEAIIEEFLKPHENSLIFRSN; encoded by the exons aTGGATACAACATTCCTGCCAGAATATTTAGATTTACTGGTGAAAAATTGGCTTTCGTGGAATCAA TCACAACAGTACTCTGTTGAGCTAGCAGAAATATTGGCACAAAAAAAtgtggataaaataaaaaacatgtttgATGGACGCCTGTCATTTGGAACGGCGGGCCTAAGAGCAGCGATGGGGCCGGGTTTCAAACGTATAAATGATCTGGTGGTCGTACAATCCGCGCAAGGGCTTTTGTATTACATGTTGAGCGTCTTTGGGGATTTGTTAAAAACATCTGGTGTTATTATTGGATACGACGGAAGATATAATAGTAAAAG atTTGCCGAATTAACATCACTCGTTTTTTTAAGACAATCTGTCAAAGTATATCTTATGAATGAAGTTTGTCCAACTCCATTTGTAGCTTTCGGTATTAAGTTATACAAATGTTGTGGTGGAGTAATGGTGACTGCTTCACATAACCCTAAAGAAGATAACGGTTATAAAGTATTCTGGAATAATGGTGCTCAA ATCATATCTCCAGTTGataaaaacattcaaaaaagtattacTGAACATTTAGAGCCTGAAGGTGTTTGGAATACTGaagacatttataataatagtttgttaGTTAATCCATTAATCGATTTGCAGAAAcattacaatagttttattgaCAAAATGTTGTTTCCTAACTTggataaaaagaaaacaaatatcaTTTTTACATATACACCTATGCATGGTGTAGGCTAtccttatataaaaaatgtatttgaaaatgcAAAATTCAAC CCAGTGATAGTTGTTGAGCAACAAAAAGATCCAAACCCAGAATTTCCAACTGTTCCATTTCCAAACCCAGAAGAAGGCAAAAGTGCATTGAAATTGGCAATAGAAACAGCTGAAAACAACTGTAGTCGTATTATAATTGCTAACGATCCTGATGCCGATAGATTAGCCGTAGCAGAACATcc tataggtaGTGAGGGCTGGAAAATATTTACTGGAAATGAACTTGGTGCTTTGTTAGGATGGTGGGTGATTCAttcgtataaaaaaattcacGGTAAAACACATCCTAAATTGGTTGTACTATCGAGCACAGTATCATCTGCTATCCTTAAATCTATGGCTAAAATTGAAGGCATCAGATTTGAA GAAACACTCACTGGATTCAAGTGGATGGGTAATAGAGCCGATCAGCTCTCTGCTGAAGGATACAATGTAATTTATGCCTTTGAAGAGTCTATTGGTTACATGTGCGGCAGTGAGGTCTTGGACAAAGATGGAATATCTGCTGCTGTTAAAATTGCAGAACTAgctatatatttagaaaaagaAAATAGTACATTGTCCTCAGCTTTAGAATTTATATACAAACa atatgGTTGGCATTTATCtgtaaattcgtattttatatgCAACGATAGCCTGacgataaagaaaatatttgaatcaaTAAGGCAGATTAATAACCAGCCTAACAAT taCCCAAAATCCATTCTTGGAGGACGATATTCCATCAAATCAGTTCGAGACATGACAACTGGATATGATTCCAGTACAATAGACCATAAACCAGTATTGTCCGTATCAAAGTCATCTCAAatgataacatttaattttgataatggtTTAATTGCTACATTACGAACAAGTGGAACAGaacccaaaataaaatattatgctgaatTATGCAGTGATCCAGAAAACTCTTc tgatgTTAATAGATTGAAAAGTGTTTTGAATGAAATGGTTGAAGCAATAATTGAAGAATTTCTAAAACCACATGAAAATTCTCTAATTTTTCGTAGCAACTAG
- the Eif3k gene encoding eukaryotic translation initiation factor 3, subunit K — protein sequence MAEAMRQTVASLLQGIERYNPQHLSTLEHYVEVQSQENTYDLEANLAVLKIYQFHHDYNLDITVQIMLKAITNFPHSDFVLCKCLLNEKLCQEAPLSQVLFLADLLENCNFKEFWYNVHSTPELYAKINGFLDSVRKFVCHVIGITFQSIEKHNLMELLGGVDDAALKHWILKYNWKELDNKYIFVANQDENIKTKNITEKIDYENILGVMASCR from the exons ATGGCCGAAGCAATGAGACAAACGGTGGCGTCGCTTTTGCAGGGCATCGAAAG ATACAATCCCCAACATTTGTCTACACTTGAACACTACGTGGAAGTACAGTCCCAAGAGAACACTTACGATCTAGAAGCGAACCTTGCAgtactcaaaatatatcaatttcatCACGATTATAATTTGGATATCACTGTACAAATCATGCTGAAAGCGATCACCAACTTTCCTCATTCCGATTTCGTGCTGTGCAAATGCCTGTTGAATGAAAAATTG tgtCAAGAAGCTCCACTAAGCCAAGTATTGTTCTTGGCTGATTTATTGGAAAACTGCAACTTCAAAGAATTTTGGTACAATGTCCATTCCACACCTGAACTGTATGCTAAGATCAATGggtttttagattctgtgcgCAAGTTTGTGTGTCATGTGATTGGCATAACATTTCAGTCTATTGAAAAACATAATCTCATGGAATTACTGGGAGGTGTTGACG ATGCTGCTTTAAAACATTGGATACTAAAATACAATTGGAAGGAATTGgataacaaatacatatttgtagCAAATCAAGacgaaaatatcaaaacaaaaaatattactgaaaagattgattatgaaaatattttgggtgTTATGGCAAGTTGTCGTTAA